Proteins from one Planctomyces sp. SH-PL62 genomic window:
- a CDS encoding PleD family two-component system response regulator encodes MHPQQRTILLVDDDHEIVESMRTILENRGYRILVARDGNSGLMVAERENPDLLILDMMMPKKSGFLVLEKLRSRPGGLIPTIMITGNEGSRHRAYAEMLGVRDYIRKPFAMEKLVRSIDKVLGVVPRTAGGFDDEA; translated from the coding sequence ATGCACCCACAACAACGCACCATCCTGCTGGTCGACGACGACCATGAGATCGTCGAATCGATGCGCACGATCCTGGAGAACCGGGGTTATCGCATCCTCGTCGCCCGCGACGGCAACTCCGGCCTGATGGTGGCCGAGCGCGAGAACCCGGACCTGCTGATCCTCGACATGATGATGCCCAAGAAGAGCGGCTTCCTCGTGCTGGAGAAGCTCCGCAGCCGTCCCGGCGGGCTCATCCCCACGATCATGATCACGGGCAACGAGGGGAGCCGGCACCGGGCTTACGCCGAGATGCTGGGGGTCCGCGACTACATCCGCAAGCCGTTCGCGATGGAGAAGCTCGTCCGATCCATCGACAAGGTCCTGGGGGTCGTCCCGCGGACCGCCGGCGGCTTCGACGACGAAGCCTGA
- a CDS encoding Maf family protein: MSEDRTPDLILASTSPYRRALLERLGVPFRGVAPPFDEATLASAGLAPRGLAEALAACKAESVRASAPDAVIIGCDQLVSLDGLVFGKPGDAATAAEQLSAMSGRTHELITAMVVLAPGRRFAHTDVTRLTMRRLDRNAIERYVARDRPLDCAGSYKLEQGGVALFDRIESDDHSAITGLPLLALARVLAELGYEIP, encoded by the coding sequence ATGAGTGAAGACCGGACGCCCGACCTGATCCTGGCCAGCACGTCACCCTACCGCAGGGCGCTCCTGGAACGGCTGGGCGTCCCATTCCGAGGGGTCGCCCCGCCGTTCGACGAGGCGACCCTTGCGAGCGCGGGCCTCGCCCCCCGCGGCCTGGCGGAGGCGCTCGCCGCGTGCAAGGCGGAGAGCGTCCGGGCGAGTGCGCCCGACGCCGTAATCATCGGCTGCGACCAGCTCGTTTCGCTGGACGGCCTCGTGTTCGGCAAGCCGGGCGACGCCGCGACGGCGGCCGAACAGCTCTCGGCGATGTCCGGCCGGACCCACGAATTAATCACGGCAATGGTGGTGCTGGCCCCCGGCCGCCGCTTCGCGCATACCGACGTCACCCGGCTGACGATGCGCAGGCTGGACCGCAACGCGATCGAGCGCTACGTCGCGCGCGATCGCCCGCTCGACTGCGCGGGGAGTTACAAGTTGGAGCAGGGGGGCGTCGCCCTCTTCGACCGGATCGAGTCGGACGACCACTCCGCGATCACGGGCCTGCCGTTGCTGGCGCTGGCCCGCGTGCTCGCGGAGTTGGGGTACGAGATCCCCTGA
- the hemQ gene encoding hydrogen peroxide-dependent heme synthase, translating to MNQETPATTTPETEEAKPGAARPARRPSPQQVPASLVPESGWHFLHLFYHVDRNLMLDLDREDLRLGREAFVEILGTKPEGVAQLQTFAVPGHKADFGIMLAGPDLKAVHSVETALAASPLGPALTPSYSFYSITEVSEYVPDAEQYAAILRDREKLDPESPMFQAKVSSYAERLGPMNQHRLYPEFPDWPCFCFYPMSKMRQGDQNWYLLPFEERSELMAQHGRSGMAYAGKVSQVITASTGLDDWEWGVTLWARNPLFLKDIVYTMRFDVSSAKYALFGDFYFGYFLPPEELLATLRI from the coding sequence ATGAATCAGGAGACGCCCGCGACCACCACTCCCGAGACCGAAGAGGCGAAGCCCGGGGCCGCCCGCCCCGCCCGAAGGCCGTCGCCCCAGCAGGTCCCGGCTTCGCTCGTCCCAGAGAGCGGCTGGCACTTCCTCCACCTGTTCTACCACGTCGACCGCAACCTGATGCTGGACCTGGATCGGGAAGACCTCCGCCTCGGCCGCGAGGCGTTCGTGGAGATCCTCGGGACCAAGCCGGAGGGGGTCGCGCAACTCCAGACCTTCGCCGTCCCCGGCCACAAGGCGGACTTCGGGATCATGCTGGCGGGGCCCGACCTGAAAGCGGTCCATAGCGTCGAGACGGCCCTCGCCGCTTCCCCCCTGGGTCCCGCGCTGACGCCGTCGTACTCGTTCTACTCGATCACCGAGGTCTCCGAGTACGTCCCCGACGCCGAGCAGTACGCCGCGATCCTCCGCGATCGCGAGAAGCTCGACCCCGAAAGCCCGATGTTCCAGGCCAAGGTCTCCTCGTACGCCGAGCGGCTCGGGCCGATGAACCAGCACCGCCTGTATCCCGAGTTCCCCGACTGGCCCTGCTTCTGCTTCTACCCGATGAGCAAGATGCGCCAGGGAGACCAGAACTGGTATCTCCTCCCATTCGAGGAACGGTCGGAGCTGATGGCCCAGCATGGCCGATCGGGCATGGCCTACGCGGGGAAGGTCAGCCAGGTCATTACTGCGTCGACCGGCCTGGACGATTGGGAATGGGGCGTCACCCTCTGGGCGCGGAATCCGCTCTTCCTCAAGGACATCGTCTACACCATGCGGTTCGACGTAAGCTCCGCGAAGTACGCCCTCTTCGGCGACTTCTACTTCGGCTACTTCCTCCCGCCGGAGGAATTGCTCGCCACCCTCCGAATCTGA
- a CDS encoding serine/threonine-protein kinase, translated as MKPPVRIVCRGCLRSVEIDDDVQPPPSGSCPYCGQAMDSRQGLSSGPSVDPDSLTSVGETARMDRESTSEWIATWTRGSLGVLNRFQLRDRLGDGGFGEVFLAYDPRLDRDVALKVLRQPNPSDRVMERFFREARAAARLDHPNIVAVYDSGFDRGRCWVAYQQVSGKPLWWFFDHQPIAPAVAARLIRDLAEAVDYAHKHGVVHRDIKPANILVDASMRPRLIDFGLARRADLDSSLTHDGAVLGTPAYMSPEQALGFSRQVDERSDVFSLGVVLFEALAGRRPRTTTTIRTPPNGSSRMDAPPPAEDWNDVDATVPPGLVRICRRATADRPEDRFPTARALADELNAWLQEGDRPSSPTRRKSMGLALVAGAAVLTAALFLGYFAGMRVNGSRSQPPASPSRLLDASTDSRSEAPAPVGPVALKLKSLLRPAIDGKAVLIGNRNSAMYHKAACPAVRQISEENRIEIGTPEAAEAGGLTPCKHCHPTDPRKASAGAEPRP; from the coding sequence ATGAAGCCTCCGGTTCGGATCGTCTGCCGGGGTTGCTTGCGGAGCGTCGAGATCGACGACGACGTCCAGCCTCCGCCGAGCGGATCCTGCCCCTACTGCGGTCAGGCGATGGATAGTCGGCAAGGCCTCAGCAGCGGGCCGTCGGTCGATCCCGACTCCCTCACCTCCGTCGGCGAGACCGCCCGGATGGACCGGGAGTCGACCTCCGAGTGGATCGCGACCTGGACCCGAGGCTCGCTGGGGGTGCTGAACCGGTTCCAGCTCCGCGACCGCCTGGGCGACGGGGGCTTCGGCGAGGTCTTCCTGGCCTACGACCCCCGGCTCGACCGCGACGTCGCGCTCAAGGTCCTCCGTCAGCCCAACCCCAGCGACCGCGTGATGGAGCGGTTCTTCCGCGAGGCCCGCGCCGCCGCCCGACTCGACCACCCCAACATCGTGGCGGTCTACGACTCCGGGTTCGACCGGGGCCGATGCTGGGTGGCCTACCAGCAGGTCAGCGGCAAGCCGCTCTGGTGGTTCTTCGATCATCAGCCCATCGCCCCCGCCGTCGCCGCCCGGCTGATCCGCGACCTCGCCGAGGCGGTCGACTACGCCCACAAGCACGGGGTGGTCCATCGCGACATCAAGCCGGCCAACATCCTCGTCGACGCCTCGATGCGGCCCCGACTCATCGACTTCGGCCTGGCCCGCCGCGCCGACCTCGATTCCAGCCTCACCCACGACGGGGCCGTCCTAGGCACCCCGGCCTACATGAGCCCCGAGCAAGCCCTGGGGTTCAGCCGGCAGGTCGACGAGCGCAGCGACGTGTTCAGCCTGGGCGTGGTCCTCTTCGAAGCCCTGGCCGGCCGCCGACCTCGCACCACCACCACCATCCGGACTCCCCCCAACGGCTCCTCCAGGATGGACGCCCCGCCCCCCGCCGAGGACTGGAACGACGTCGATGCAACCGTCCCCCCGGGCCTCGTCCGCATCTGCCGGCGGGCGACCGCAGACCGGCCCGAAGACCGCTTCCCGACCGCCCGAGCCCTCGCCGACGAACTCAACGCCTGGCTCCAGGAAGGCGACCGGCCGAGCAGCCCGACGCGACGCAAGTCGATGGGCCTCGCGCTCGTCGCCGGGGCGGCCGTGCTGACCGCCGCCCTCTTCCTGGGCTATTTCGCGGGAATGCGGGTCAACGGCTCACGGTCCCAACCGCCGGCCTCGCCGAGCCGCCTCCTCGACGCCTCGACCGATTCCAGGAGCGAGGCCCCGGCCCCGGTCGGACCAGTCGCCTTGAAGTTGAAATCGCTGCTCCGCCCCGCGATCGACGGCAAGGCCGTACTCATCGGAAACCGCAACAGCGCGATGTATCACAAGGCCGCCTGCCCGGCCGTCCGTCAGATCTCCGAGGAGAACCGCATCGAGATCGGGACGCCGGAAGCCGCCGAAGCCGGGGGGCTGACCCCTTGCAAGCACTGCCACCCCACCGACCCGAGAAAGGCGTCCGCCGGGGCCGAGCCAAGGCCTTGA
- a CDS encoding YjhG/YagF family D-xylonate dehydratase, with translation MSIEVGSENRDWRDVVESPDVDWDGVATKSEGPTGSLPLTDEMLRLWPSGDLFGLSQNAGMGWTPSETTRDPYLILSTQGGLRAEDGSPIALGYHTGHWEIGLLVKAAAEELKRLGAVPFAAMVSDPCDGRSQGTTGMMDSLPYRNDAAIVFRRLIRSLPLRKGVLGVATCDKGLPAMMLALAGVPRLPSVLVPGGVTLPPREGEDAGKIQTIGARYAHGEIDLQTAADMGCRACASPGGGCQFLGTAATAQVVGEALGMSLPHSALAPSGQPVWSDMARRSARALVGLARHGLASRRILTDAAIRNAMIVHAAFGGSTNLLLHIPAIAHAAGLRRPDVVDWHEINIRVPRLVSVLPNGPTPHPTVRAFLAGGVPEVMLHLRELALLDESVFTASGTTLGRLLNWWETSERRKRSRDRLYQEDGVDPEDVVMSPSRARERGLTSTVTFPRGNLAPHGSVIKSTAIDPSVVDADGVYRKLGPARVFTREHDAVAAIKGQAEVPIRAGDVIVLIGRGPVGAGMEEIYQVTSALKHLPFGKEVAVLTDARFSGVSTGACIGHISPEALAGGPLGKVRDGDLIRIVVDRVRLEGTVDMVGAEGIEVGAEQGGRILAGRSPHPMLSPDPDLPDDVRLWAALQTASGGVWGGCVYDVDAIVEALRRGTA, from the coding sequence ATGTCGATCGAAGTGGGCTCGGAAAATCGGGATTGGCGGGACGTGGTCGAGTCGCCGGACGTCGACTGGGACGGCGTGGCCACGAAGTCCGAGGGGCCGACCGGTTCGCTCCCCTTGACCGACGAGATGCTCCGGCTCTGGCCTTCCGGCGACCTCTTCGGCCTCTCCCAGAACGCCGGCATGGGCTGGACGCCCTCGGAAACCACGCGCGACCCATACCTGATCCTGAGCACGCAGGGGGGACTCCGCGCCGAGGACGGCTCGCCGATCGCGCTGGGGTATCACACCGGGCACTGGGAGATCGGCCTGCTGGTCAAGGCGGCGGCCGAGGAGCTGAAGCGGCTGGGGGCGGTCCCGTTCGCGGCGATGGTCTCGGACCCTTGCGACGGCCGCTCGCAGGGGACCACGGGGATGATGGACAGTCTCCCCTATCGCAACGACGCGGCGATCGTCTTCCGCCGGCTGATCCGGTCGCTCCCCTTGCGCAAGGGGGTGCTCGGGGTCGCCACCTGCGACAAGGGGTTGCCGGCGATGATGCTGGCGCTGGCGGGCGTGCCTCGGCTGCCGTCTGTGCTGGTCCCCGGCGGGGTCACGCTCCCGCCTCGCGAGGGCGAGGACGCCGGCAAGATCCAGACGATCGGGGCGCGGTACGCCCACGGCGAGATCGACCTGCAGACCGCCGCCGACATGGGGTGTCGGGCCTGCGCGAGCCCCGGCGGGGGCTGCCAGTTCCTGGGGACGGCGGCGACGGCCCAGGTCGTCGGCGAGGCGCTCGGGATGTCGCTGCCGCACTCGGCCCTCGCGCCGTCGGGCCAGCCGGTCTGGAGCGACATGGCCCGGCGGTCGGCCCGCGCCCTGGTGGGGCTCGCCCGCCACGGGCTGGCGTCCCGCCGGATCCTGACCGACGCGGCGATCCGCAACGCCATGATCGTCCACGCGGCGTTCGGCGGATCGACGAACCTGCTGCTGCACATCCCCGCCATCGCCCACGCGGCGGGCCTGCGACGCCCCGACGTCGTCGACTGGCACGAGATCAACATCCGCGTCCCCCGGCTGGTGAGCGTGCTCCCCAACGGGCCGACCCCGCACCCAACCGTCCGCGCCTTCCTGGCGGGGGGAGTCCCGGAGGTGATGCTTCACCTTCGCGAACTCGCCCTGCTCGACGAGTCGGTCTTCACCGCCTCGGGGACCACCCTGGGGCGGCTGCTCAACTGGTGGGAGACCAGCGAGCGCCGGAAGCGCTCGCGAGATCGGCTCTACCAGGAAGACGGAGTCGATCCCGAGGACGTGGTGATGAGCCCGTCGCGGGCCCGCGAGCGCGGGCTCACCAGCACCGTGACCTTCCCGCGCGGCAACCTCGCCCCGCACGGGTCGGTCATCAAGAGCACGGCCATCGACCCGAGCGTGGTCGATGCCGACGGCGTCTACCGGAAGCTCGGCCCGGCGCGGGTCTTCACCCGCGAGCACGACGCCGTGGCGGCGATCAAGGGCCAGGCCGAGGTCCCGATCCGCGCCGGCGACGTGATCGTCCTCATCGGCCGGGGGCCGGTCGGGGCCGGGATGGAGGAAATCTACCAGGTGACGTCGGCCCTGAAGCACCTGCCGTTCGGGAAGGAGGTCGCGGTCCTGACCGACGCCCGGTTCTCGGGCGTGTCGACCGGCGCCTGCATCGGCCACATCAGCCCGGAAGCCCTCGCGGGGGGGCCGCTCGGCAAGGTCCGCGACGGCGACCTGATCCGGATCGTGGTCGATCGCGTCCGGCTCGAAGGGACGGTCGACATGGTCGGCGCCGAGGGGATCGAGGTCGGCGCGGAGCAGGGGGGCCGGATCCTCGCCGGCCGGTCGCCGCATCCCATGCTCTCTCCCGATCCCGACCTCCCCGACGACGTCCGGCTCTGGGCCGCCCTCCAGACGGCCTCGGGAGGCGTCTGGGGGGGCTGCGTGTACGACGTCGACGCGATCGTGGAGGCCCTCCGGCGCGGGACCGCGTGA
- a CDS encoding DUF1501 domain-containing protein has translation MPSQTRLIACPGPSRRAVLKAGVLGFLGLGLGEGLRLRALGAQAAPGAAAGNCILIWLAGGASHLDTFDPKPDAPADVRGEFKPIATPIPGVQVSEVLPNLAKILDRVTLIRSMTSPEADHDRASHHLLTGYRPTPAQVYPSYGSVVSKWRESSRGLMPPYVAVPDPPSSSLSGYLSPAHDPFAVGGDPNQEGFRVSNLAPPDRLTLDRLLRRRAMVKSLDDFARDVPPTPLTSSRDQFADQAYSLMTSNAAQAAFRLADETPEVRERYGRNPFGQSCLLARRLIEAGVAFVTVNDRGPGPLGWDTHAQNFPTIRDTLAPALDQGLAALIVDLAERGLLDDTLVVMMGEFGRTPKINANAGRDHHGRANSILLAGAGTPAGLVLGRTDAKGDSPVESPVTPSDLAHVIYTKLGIDPEHKYQTPDGRPLRLVEAAAPPRELL, from the coding sequence ATGCCGTCCCAGACGCGACTCATCGCCTGCCCGGGTCCCTCGCGGCGTGCGGTCCTGAAAGCCGGCGTGCTCGGCTTCCTGGGGCTGGGACTCGGCGAGGGCCTCCGCCTCCGCGCCCTCGGCGCGCAGGCCGCGCCCGGAGCGGCGGCCGGGAACTGCATCCTGATCTGGCTGGCGGGGGGGGCGTCGCATCTCGACACGTTCGACCCCAAGCCCGACGCGCCCGCCGACGTCCGGGGCGAATTCAAGCCGATCGCGACGCCGATCCCCGGCGTCCAGGTCAGCGAGGTCCTGCCCAACCTCGCGAAGATCCTCGACCGGGTCACCCTGATCCGCAGCATGACCTCGCCCGAGGCCGACCACGATCGGGCCTCGCATCACCTGCTGACGGGCTACCGGCCCACGCCGGCGCAAGTCTACCCGAGCTACGGCAGCGTCGTCTCGAAGTGGCGCGAATCCAGCCGGGGGCTCATGCCGCCCTACGTCGCCGTCCCGGACCCGCCGTCGTCGTCCCTGAGCGGCTACCTCTCCCCCGCCCACGACCCCTTCGCCGTCGGCGGCGATCCCAACCAGGAGGGGTTTCGCGTCAGCAACCTGGCGCCGCCGGATCGGCTGACGCTCGATCGGCTGCTCCGACGCCGCGCGATGGTCAAGAGCCTCGACGACTTCGCGCGCGACGTGCCGCCGACGCCCCTCACGTCGAGCCGGGACCAGTTCGCGGACCAGGCGTATTCGCTGATGACCTCCAACGCCGCCCAGGCCGCGTTCCGGCTGGCGGACGAGACGCCCGAGGTCCGGGAACGCTACGGGCGAAACCCCTTCGGCCAGTCGTGCCTCCTCGCCCGACGGCTGATCGAGGCCGGCGTGGCGTTCGTCACGGTCAACGACCGAGGCCCCGGTCCCCTGGGCTGGGACACCCACGCGCAGAACTTCCCGACGATCCGGGACACGCTGGCCCCGGCCCTCGATCAAGGGCTCGCCGCCCTGATCGTCGACCTGGCGGAGCGCGGGCTCCTCGACGACACCCTCGTCGTGATGATGGGCGAGTTCGGCCGCACGCCGAAGATCAACGCCAACGCCGGCCGCGACCACCACGGCCGGGCCAACAGCATCCTCCTCGCCGGCGCCGGGACCCCCGCCGGGCTGGTCCTGGGACGCACCGACGCCAAGGGGGACTCCCCCGTCGAAAGCCCCGTCACGCCGTCCGATCTGGCGCACGTCATCTACACGAAGCTCGGGATCGACCCTGAGCACAAGTACCAGACCCCCGACGGCCGTCCGCTCCGGCTCGTCGAAGCGGCCGCGCCCCCTCGGGAACTGCTTTGA
- a CDS encoding DUF1549 and DUF1553 domain-containing protein produces the protein MPRRRVGSMIATCVLAAHVGCGRSAPPVVETGRPPSRPAETVAAPASRTIQIDPTTFTIAGDAPGLQLLATEFRADSTARDAPSGLSWRVEPAGIATVDAGGYVRPLVAGTVEVVASADGVESRARVVVEPRAGRSWDFARDVEPILTKGGCNTGNCHGRAEGQSGFPLSLYGYDPDADFLAITRGAAQRRIAPIAPERSLVVLKATGEAPHGGGRRLSVGSSDYETLVAWIRAGAPRSLGEPAAALVKLTIEPPASAMSGPGVRQLRVVAEYADGRRRDATRQAVFKSLDDSTAVVDPQGRAELLRRGEADLVVRLGTLVETVRLSSPLNPDLAFDFASLPRSNLIDDALFRRLETLKVPPSPPASDAAFLRRLTLDLTGGPPSPEEIRRFLADPDPEKRGKLVDRLLERPEFVQFWRIKLGDLLQISAARQGNGAYRYQEWLDARLAENAPWDGVVRTLLTALGNPNDLEAGGPVNYAIDALEPTVAAEQTAQRFLGLRLRCAQCHDHPFDVWTQDDYYGFAAFFAKVKQTGRGMGGMMSSRVEIGVDPQGEVKHLRTGEPVPPRLLDGRATTIAEDADPRVALAAWITSPENPYFARATANWVWAQLFGKGLVDPPDDMSRSNPPVHPELLDALAARFVATKFDLRELIRTVAASQAYGLSSAPVTGNEKDARWFSHQSPRPLSAHQMADALAQATDVPNRFPGASPTRRAIRVTDPGVASAILDAFGRCPRTTACASVQTPPLSLRQSLLLIGGDVVDSKVANLNGYLAAALALDLEPEELVENLYFRTLCRPPTPEESSRWSAELKQAGTLREAAEDLFWALLNSREFAFNH, from the coding sequence ATGCCCCGCCGACGGGTCGGTTCCATGATAGCGACCTGCGTGCTGGCCGCCCACGTCGGTTGCGGACGATCAGCGCCGCCGGTCGTCGAGACCGGCCGACCGCCGTCTCGGCCCGCTGAAACGGTCGCCGCACCGGCGTCGCGGACGATCCAGATCGACCCGACCACCTTCACGATAGCGGGCGACGCCCCGGGCCTGCAACTACTGGCGACCGAGTTCCGGGCCGATTCCACCGCCCGAGACGCCCCGTCCGGCCTTTCCTGGCGCGTCGAACCCGCCGGAATCGCGACGGTCGACGCCGGGGGCTACGTCCGGCCGCTCGTCGCCGGAACGGTCGAGGTCGTCGCCTCGGCGGACGGGGTCGAGTCCCGCGCCCGCGTCGTCGTCGAGCCCCGGGCTGGTCGTTCCTGGGACTTCGCCCGAGACGTGGAGCCGATCCTCACGAAGGGCGGCTGCAACACGGGAAATTGCCACGGTCGGGCCGAAGGCCAGAGCGGCTTCCCCCTCTCCCTCTACGGCTACGACCCCGACGCCGATTTCCTGGCCATCACTCGCGGAGCCGCTCAGCGGCGGATCGCCCCCATCGCCCCCGAGCGGAGCCTCGTCGTCCTGAAGGCGACCGGCGAGGCCCCCCACGGCGGCGGTCGTCGCCTGAGCGTCGGTTCGTCCGACTACGAGACGCTCGTCGCCTGGATCCGGGCCGGGGCGCCCCGCTCGCTCGGCGAGCCCGCCGCGGCGCTCGTGAAACTGACCATCGAGCCCCCCGCCTCCGCGATGTCCGGGCCCGGCGTCCGTCAGCTTCGGGTCGTCGCCGAATACGCCGACGGCCGCCGTCGCGACGCGACCCGGCAGGCCGTGTTCAAATCGCTCGACGACTCCACGGCGGTCGTCGACCCCCAGGGTCGGGCCGAATTGCTCCGTCGCGGCGAGGCCGACCTGGTCGTCCGTCTCGGAACCCTGGTCGAGACCGTCCGACTCTCCTCCCCGTTGAACCCGGACCTGGCCTTCGACTTCGCGAGCTTGCCGAGGTCGAACCTGATCGACGACGCGCTCTTCCGACGGCTGGAGACCCTGAAGGTCCCCCCCAGCCCGCCGGCCTCGGACGCCGCGTTCCTGCGACGGCTGACGCTCGACCTGACGGGGGGACCGCCTTCGCCCGAGGAGATCCGACGATTCCTGGCCGATCCCGACCCGGAGAAGCGGGGGAAGCTCGTGGATCGGCTGCTCGAACGCCCGGAGTTCGTCCAGTTCTGGCGGATCAAGCTGGGCGACCTGCTCCAGATCAGCGCGGCGAGGCAGGGGAACGGCGCCTACCGCTATCAGGAGTGGCTCGACGCCCGGCTGGCCGAGAACGCGCCCTGGGACGGCGTCGTTCGGACGCTTTTGACCGCCCTGGGGAACCCGAACGACCTCGAAGCCGGCGGCCCGGTCAATTACGCGATCGACGCCCTGGAGCCGACCGTCGCCGCCGAGCAGACGGCCCAGCGATTCCTCGGGCTGCGGCTGCGATGCGCCCAGTGCCACGACCATCCGTTCGACGTCTGGACCCAGGACGACTACTACGGATTCGCCGCCTTCTTCGCCAAGGTCAAGCAGACGGGGCGCGGGATGGGGGGGATGATGTCGAGCCGGGTCGAGATCGGCGTCGACCCTCAGGGCGAGGTGAAGCACCTTCGAACCGGCGAACCGGTCCCCCCGCGGCTGCTCGACGGCCGCGCGACGACGATCGCCGAGGACGCCGATCCTCGGGTCGCGCTCGCGGCCTGGATCACCTCGCCCGAGAACCCCTACTTCGCTCGTGCGACGGCGAACTGGGTCTGGGCCCAGCTTTTCGGCAAGGGGCTGGTCGACCCGCCGGACGACATGAGCCGGTCGAACCCGCCGGTCCATCCGGAGTTGCTCGACGCCCTGGCCGCGCGGTTCGTGGCGACGAAGTTCGACCTCCGCGAACTGATCCGCACGGTGGCCGCCTCGCAAGCGTACGGACTTTCGTCGGCGCCGGTAACCGGCAACGAGAAGGACGCCCGCTGGTTCTCGCACCAGTCGCCCCGGCCTCTTTCCGCGCACCAGATGGCCGACGCGCTGGCCCAGGCGACCGACGTCCCCAACCGATTTCCGGGCGCCTCGCCGACCCGTCGGGCCATCCGCGTGACCGACCCCGGCGTGGCGAGCGCGATCCTCGACGCCTTCGGGCGATGCCCCCGGACCACCGCCTGCGCCTCGGTCCAGACGCCGCCGCTCAGCCTCAGGCAGTCGCTCCTGCTGATCGGCGGCGACGTGGTCGACAGCAAGGTGGCGAACCTCAACGGCTACCTCGCCGCAGCCCTGGCGTTGGATCTGGAGCCGGAGGAGCTGGTGGAGAACCTCTACTTCCGCACCCTCTGCCGGCCGCCGACCCCCGAGGAGTCCTCGCGGTGGTCGGCCGAGCTGAAGCAGGCCGGGACGCTCCGGGAGGCGGCCGAGGACCTGTTCTGGGCGTTGCTCAACTCGCGTGAATTCGCGTTCAACCATTGA
- a CDS encoding 30S ribosomal protein THX has translation MGKGDRRSKRGKVFRGTFGKKRPKAETLRKAKAAAVAADATTAAAPAQG, from the coding sequence ATGGGCAAGGGCGACAGGCGGAGCAAGCGGGGCAAGGTTTTCCGGGGCACTTTCGGCAAGAAGCGGCCCAAGGCGGAGACGCTGAGGAAGGCCAAGGCGGCGGCGGTGGCCGCCGACGCCACGACCGCGGCGGCCCCGGCTCAGGGCTGA